One segment of Ziziphus jujuba cultivar Dongzao chromosome 12, ASM3175591v1 DNA contains the following:
- the LOC107428096 gene encoding 23 kDa jasmonate-induced protein-like translates to MAIENLFTLGKIYNATGIKLSGRHHDWYGVYGSQGYPAQLDRGQKGWFIHLGSVPVAGPPARSSGAIVYRGHINDEIEFDWIVAWDNQINSPNKVYTSVRAPVLKPVDWNEIQQELINSKNESTSSDGGLLAHVSIGDGNFPVLRAVLSPQAPSRN, encoded by the exons ATGGCCATTGAGAACCTGTTCACGTTAGGCAAAATCTACAATGCCACTGGAATCAAACTTTCTGGGCGGCACCATGACTGGTATGGTGTGTATGGAAGTCAAGGATACCCAGCACAGCTGGATCGAGGACAGAAGGGTTGGTTTATTCATCTCGGATCTGTTCCAGTTGCAGGACCACCTGCTCGTTCATCAGGGGCCATCGTCTATCGTGGCCATATTAATGACGAAATTGAGTTTGATTGGATTGTGGCGTGGGACAATCAAATCAATTCCCCGAATAAA GTATACACTTCAGTCAGGGCACCAGTCCTGAAGCCCGTTGATTGGAACGAGATACAGCAAGAGCTGATCAATTCTAAGAATGAAAGCACTAGCAGCGATGGTGGATTATTGGCCCATGTGTCAATTGGTGATGGCAATTTTCCTGTACTTCGCGCAGTACTCTCACCACAAGCACCTTCCAGGAACTAG